The following are encoded in a window of Brevibacillus sp. DP1.3A genomic DNA:
- a CDS encoding erythromycin esterase family protein has translation MKRKLLFTISFFIILSVLTGFHPASANTLQQSLQANLVPVSKMELPAKTIIGFGEATHGNKQFTTLKLDIFKHLVEKQGYRVFAIEGDFGGGQKVNEYILGGSGTAQDAAKAIGFTIYHTEEMTALLSWIRAFNEQRDAKDQIHFYGFDMQRYDHNKNGLFSYLKKVDPTLASKYEKLLTNLNDKTVYDQKIALVQEALSHIKSLMEQMKQNQSVYIAKSSEKEYELATAYAESIKQNATLRGTNANYSNTRDRYMADKVMWILSFEKKQYGRNNLFIAGHNGHIEKTSTSAGMTTCMGAHLAKALGDQYYAIGSEFYESTFLANDATTNERKAFTVKNSGNNRLAVLFAQTGMADGFLDFAKAKHHQDFYTYLNKAQSISAIGDVFSGWYGKMEKLYTLQMVPAKAFDAIIFVRTATPSVMITD, from the coding sequence ATGAAGAGAAAACTCCTATTCACTATCAGCTTTTTCATCATCCTGAGTGTATTGACAGGGTTCCATCCCGCATCAGCCAACACCTTGCAACAGTCATTGCAAGCAAACCTTGTCCCTGTTTCAAAAATGGAGCTTCCTGCAAAAACCATCATCGGGTTTGGAGAAGCTACGCATGGCAACAAGCAATTCACTACGCTGAAGTTAGATATTTTTAAACATTTGGTAGAAAAACAAGGTTATCGCGTATTTGCCATCGAAGGTGATTTTGGCGGGGGACAAAAGGTCAATGAATACATTTTAGGAGGCAGCGGAACTGCACAGGATGCCGCAAAAGCCATCGGATTTACGATTTACCATACAGAAGAAATGACCGCCCTTCTCTCTTGGATACGCGCCTTTAATGAGCAGCGGGATGCCAAAGATCAAATTCATTTCTATGGCTTTGACATGCAACGCTATGATCATAACAAAAACGGGCTATTCTCCTATTTGAAAAAAGTTGATCCGACACTCGCATCCAAGTATGAGAAGCTACTTACGAATCTTAATGATAAGACGGTGTATGATCAAAAGATCGCCCTCGTACAGGAAGCGCTCTCCCACATAAAAAGCTTAATGGAGCAGATGAAACAAAACCAATCCGTTTACATCGCGAAAAGCTCTGAGAAAGAGTATGAGCTGGCTACTGCCTACGCAGAATCAATCAAGCAAAACGCTACACTGCGCGGAACAAATGCGAACTACAGCAACACCCGTGATCGCTACATGGCGGACAAAGTAATGTGGATTTTATCCTTTGAAAAGAAACAGTACGGTCGCAACAACCTGTTCATCGCCGGACATAATGGACACATTGAAAAGACCTCCACTTCCGCAGGAATGACAACCTGCATGGGCGCACATCTCGCAAAAGCATTGGGGGACCAATATTACGCAATCGGAAGTGAATTCTACGAAAGCACCTTCCTTGCGAATGACGCCACTACCAACGAGCGCAAAGCGTTTACGGTAAAAAATAGTGGCAATAATCGGCTAGCTGTTCTGTTTGCACAGACAGGGATGGCGGATGGATTCCTTGATTTTGCAAAGGCAAAGCATCATCAGGATTTTTACACCTATCTGAATAAAGCGCAGTCCATCAGTGCAATCGGTGATGTTTTTAGTGGCTGGTATGGAAAAATGGAGAAGCTGTATACGTTGCAGATGGTTCCAGCAAAAGCTTTTGATGCGATCATCTTCGTGCGAACGGCTACTCCTTCGGTTATGATTACGGATTAA
- a CDS encoding GNAT family N-acetyltransferase, whose protein sequence is MSMTQENTRAAVRFLEGERVFLRPIGTEDTELLYRSLFNKETRMLTGTQKHFTREQIHQYIENKGQDSSSILLLICLCENDQVIGDVQIGDIDRNNRNAFIRISIDQNAHQGKGYGSEALLLMLDYGFGILNLHRIELNVFAFNERAIHTYEKLGFHREGVQRQALYYNHAYHDSILMSMLADEYRAKYVK, encoded by the coding sequence ATGTCTATGACACAGGAGAATACACGTGCAGCGGTTCGCTTTTTGGAAGGAGAACGCGTCTTTTTGCGACCGATTGGCACAGAAGATACTGAATTACTCTACCGTTCCTTGTTCAACAAGGAAACGCGTATGCTGACTGGTACCCAAAAGCATTTCACGCGTGAGCAAATCCACCAGTACATCGAAAACAAAGGCCAGGACTCTTCCAGTATCCTCTTATTGATCTGCCTGTGTGAAAATGATCAGGTGATTGGCGACGTCCAGATTGGGGATATCGATCGGAATAATCGCAACGCCTTTATCCGAATTTCTATTGACCAAAATGCCCATCAAGGCAAAGGCTACGGAAGCGAAGCCCTCCTGCTGATGCTCGATTATGGTTTTGGCATCCTCAATCTGCACCGCATCGAACTTAACGTATTCGCCTTTAACGAACGCGCCATCCACACGTATGAAAAGCTCGGATTCCACCGTGAAGGCGTACAGCGCCAAGCCCTTTATTACAACCATGCCTATCACGACTCTATTCTCATGTCCATGCTGGCAGATGAGTATCGGGCGAAATATGTAAAATAA
- a CDS encoding PLP-dependent aminotransferase family protein, translating into MLLTPNWQENDNEPQYVQLYAYLKKEIVAGRLAVSSKLPSVRKLADLLGVSTTPVEMAYQQLLAEGFIQSKPRSGYYVEKLPDPEVKPSAGESTQTIQRPMVRDEREYDYDFHLSRNDFSLFPTMIWRRLYNETLHIEQQENLFYGDPQGEAGLRKQIAGYLHRYRGVACSPNQVVIGADQFGLLSLICLMVKPQFQRIGVENPGYLLFANTFRQHGYDVVPISLTEDGISVSELYESGVGLAAVSSAHQYPRGMIMPISKRLQLLEWAKNVGGYIIEDDYDGEFRYHGRPIPSMQGLLPHANVIYMGSIAQVLAPAIGIWYMVLPESLLDTYYNLLRETLLEPSSSRLHQRTMEAFMEKGYFEKHVRKMRKLYRKKHDALLLAVQKHFGERATVIGADAGFHVLLRVHSARSEEELKKLAIQAGVRASSASFTWLVPPNPLPKEFFLGFAGIPLEKIDPGIKALSQAWFGDC; encoded by the coding sequence ATGCTCTTGACCCCAAACTGGCAGGAAAACGACAACGAGCCGCAATATGTACAGCTTTATGCATATTTGAAAAAGGAAATCGTCGCAGGACGCTTGGCGGTGAGTAGCAAGCTGCCGTCCGTTCGCAAGCTGGCTGACTTGCTGGGCGTAAGCACAACACCCGTGGAGATGGCATACCAGCAACTGCTTGCGGAAGGTTTTATCCAAAGCAAACCGCGCAGTGGGTACTATGTGGAGAAATTACCTGATCCTGAAGTGAAGCCGAGTGCTGGTGAGAGCACACAAACCATCCAGCGGCCCATGGTGCGTGACGAGCGAGAGTACGACTATGACTTTCATCTCTCCCGCAATGATTTTTCGTTATTTCCAACCATGATTTGGCGTCGTTTGTACAATGAGACGCTTCATATAGAGCAGCAGGAGAATCTTTTTTATGGGGATCCGCAAGGGGAGGCTGGACTCAGGAAGCAAATCGCTGGCTACTTGCACAGGTACCGGGGTGTCGCTTGTTCACCAAATCAAGTGGTGATTGGGGCGGACCAGTTTGGTTTGCTGTCCCTGATCTGTTTGATGGTAAAGCCGCAGTTCCAACGCATCGGCGTAGAAAATCCGGGATATTTGCTATTTGCCAATACGTTTCGCCAGCACGGATACGACGTGGTGCCGATCTCACTGACAGAGGACGGAATTAGTGTCAGTGAGCTATATGAGTCAGGGGTTGGGTTGGCCGCCGTTTCTTCGGCTCATCAATACCCGCGTGGGATGATCATGCCTATATCCAAGCGGCTGCAATTGCTCGAATGGGCCAAAAATGTGGGAGGATACATCATCGAAGACGATTACGACGGAGAGTTTCGTTATCATGGCAGACCGATTCCGTCCATGCAGGGTTTGCTCCCGCATGCGAATGTTATCTATATGGGGAGCATTGCGCAGGTGTTGGCGCCAGCAATCGGCATTTGGTACATGGTCTTGCCCGAATCTCTGCTGGATACATATTACAACCTGCTGCGCGAGACATTGCTGGAACCATCCTCATCCCGACTGCATCAAAGGACGATGGAAGCCTTTATGGAAAAAGGATATTTCGAAAAGCATGTTCGCAAAATGCGCAAGCTGTATCGTAAAAAGCACGATGCACTGCTACTGGCTGTGCAAAAGCATTTTGGCGAAAGAGCGACTGTCATCGGAGCTGATGCGGGTTTTCATGTCCTGCTGCGGGTACACAGCGCGCGAAGCGAAGAGGAGTTGAAAAAGTTGGCGATTCAGGCAGGCGTGAGAGCCTCGTCCGCGTCGTTTACATGGCTGGTGCCACCCAATCCCTTGCCAAAAGAGTTTTTCCTCGGCTTCGCGGGCATTCCATTGGAAAAAATCGATCCCGGTATCAAGGCACTGAGCCAAGCGTGGTTTGGCGATTGTTGA
- a CDS encoding YvaD family protein, whose protein sequence is MSEKNVRAMLVFFWVTDVAFVVYWLITFLELLPVEYLYQDYYDPNLLAWNLSFFPLDIFISITGFASLYAYRRGRHIWKPLAMLSLVLTSCSGLQAIAFWAFKADYDWSWWIPNLYLLMYPLFFLPGLMRELAKVKERDS, encoded by the coding sequence ATGAGTGAGAAAAATGTAAGGGCAATGCTAGTGTTCTTTTGGGTCACCGATGTGGCTTTTGTCGTATACTGGCTCATTACATTTTTGGAGCTTCTCCCTGTGGAATACCTGTATCAGGATTACTACGACCCCAATTTGCTCGCATGGAACCTGTCCTTTTTTCCATTGGATATTTTTATTTCCATCACGGGCTTTGCCAGTCTGTACGCCTATCGCAGAGGACGACACATCTGGAAGCCGCTCGCCATGCTGTCGCTCGTTTTGACATCCTGCTCGGGTTTGCAGGCGATCGCTTTTTGGGCGTTCAAGGCAGATTACGATTGGTCTTGGTGGATTCCGAACCTGTACCTGCTGATGTACCCGTTATTCTTTTTACCTGGCTTGATGCGAGAACTGGCAAAAGTGAAGGAAAGGGATTCTTGA
- a CDS encoding multidrug efflux SMR transporter yields the protein MSWVYLLMAILLEVAGTTSMKLSDGLSKPVPSVMMFIFYILCFSSLSLALKEMEVGTAYAIWSGLGTAIIAVIGVVIFKDAFTVKKVIAVGLIIVGCVLLNLGDSSHAQSSKDTGVAEAK from the coding sequence ATGAGTTGGGTCTATCTATTAATGGCCATTTTGCTAGAGGTGGCTGGAACAACATCGATGAAGCTGTCTGACGGCCTGAGCAAGCCTGTCCCCAGTGTGATGATGTTTATCTTTTATATTTTGTGCTTCTCATCGCTGAGCCTGGCGCTCAAGGAAATGGAGGTCGGGACTGCCTATGCCATCTGGTCGGGTCTTGGCACAGCGATCATCGCGGTCATTGGTGTGGTGATCTTCAAGGATGCCTTCACTGTCAAAAAGGTAATTGCTGTCGGACTGATCATCGTGGGTTGTGTGCTGTTGAATCTGGGAGACTCCTCTCACGCGCAATCTTCGAAAGATACAGGAGTAGCTGAGGCGAAATGA
- a CDS encoding TetR/AcrR family transcriptional regulator: MQERILQCAYHEIETKGVRFTMSDLARRAGVSTKTLYASFPSKEALITKVIEENIEDLRKAEDQILQDPDLDLVEKMRQLLALVPNNFSRTDLRVWYELKRYYPEQWKRIDEFNQQEWEHVRIILEQGVEEGVFRRIQLPILIQMYTGTLNQLIDQQLANQHHVTIGDALDAVIDILLGGIVDSSSSNK; the protein is encoded by the coding sequence ATGCAGGAGCGAATCCTACAATGCGCCTATCATGAGATTGAGACCAAGGGCGTCCGTTTTACCATGTCCGATTTAGCTCGACGCGCAGGCGTTAGCACCAAGACGTTGTATGCGAGCTTTCCATCGAAAGAAGCCTTGATCACCAAAGTCATTGAAGAAAACATCGAGGATTTGCGTAAAGCGGAAGATCAGATTTTACAAGATCCTGACCTCGATTTGGTAGAGAAGATGCGACAGCTCCTCGCACTGGTCCCGAACAACTTCTCACGAACGGACCTGCGCGTGTGGTATGAGCTGAAGCGCTACTATCCGGAGCAATGGAAGCGGATCGACGAGTTCAATCAACAGGAGTGGGAGCATGTTCGGATCATTCTGGAGCAAGGGGTAGAGGAGGGCGTGTTTCGTCGTATTCAGCTTCCGATCTTGATTCAGATGTATACCGGAACGCTCAACCAGCTGATTGATCAGCAGTTAGCAAACCAGCATCATGTGACGATTGGCGATGCGCTGGATGCGGTCATCGATATTTTACTAGGCGGCATCGTAGATTCTTCGTCTTCAAACAAGTAA